The following DNA comes from Bdellovibrionota bacterium.
CAGTTCCTGATCGTCCCTTGATGGCTTTACTTGATAAATACAAAGCCACAATGGTGGCACCGACCGCAGGAGCCGCTCGCAGTGTTCCCAATCCTTTTGCTCCGATCATTAAGATATCGCTCGCAAAAATGGGCAGAAGTGCTGTGACTCCACCAAACATCACCGACACCATATCCAAAGTCAGTGCGGGAAATAAAATAGGATGTTTATAAACAAACTTTAATCCCGAAAGAAGTTCATCCTTGATCGACTTGTGCATATTCGTAGAATCTGGCGGCAAGATCTTTATCTTGATTAAGAAAATACTTCCAAAAGAAATGACAAGAGCTATGCACACCGCCGATGAGGCAACGATCGGGCCAAAAAAACCAAAAAGAATTCCGCCCAATGCAGGACCTGCAATTCGTGCCACCTGCATCACCGAAGAAGACATCGCGGTGGCTTTGAGTAAGTTTGCCTTGCCAACTATTCTGGGAACAGAGGCAAAGATAACTGGTTGTGAAAACGAACGAGCAAGTCCGGTTAAGAAAGATGCGCTGTAGAGCATGAACACTTGCATGTTGAGCGACAGTTGTGCCTGATAAATATGTTCGAGCAATAAAATCACACCAGACAGCAAGCTCACCAATAAAACATAACGATAAACAATCAATGGGCGAAGACGATCTACTAGGTAGCCTGCATAAAGCGCCAAGCCTATGGCAGGAACCGCTTCTGTAAGACCTATAAAACCCAGAGCCAATGGATCCTTGAGCAACTCCCAAATTCTCCATCCTAGAATCACTGCCTGCATCTGCACGCCAATGGTGTAGAAGAATCTTGCGGTAAGTAGTTTTTTAAAATCCAATGGCATATTTTCACCTTATAGCGAGGAACTTGTAAGGACTCTTAAATTATCGTAGATTGAATCCTATGTCTAATACTGCTTATTTTGAAAAAAGAATTCCGATTATGTTAGAGCTGGGTTTTAACGAAACTCAATTGCCAATTCTTAAAAAGTATATCGATTTTCTTTGGGAGTCGAACGAGATTCTAAACTTGATCAGCCGTAAAATGACTTTTGAAGAGCTAATTGATAACCACTTGATTGATTGTTTGCTGCCTCTTAAAAATTTTCCAACTAATGTTGAGAATGTTGCAGATTATGGAACTGGCGGTGGACTTCCTGGAATTCTCTATGCCATTCAATTTCCAGAAATGAAGTTTCATCTCTATGAAAAAAGCAATTTGAAGTGTGACTTTCTGGTGAAGTGCTTGACCTTTGCTCCTAATATTATTGTTCAAGGAGATATTCCTTCCGATCTGCCTAATATTGATCTTATCATTGCAAGAGCCTTTAAACCTATCGATGTGCATTTGGATATGAGTCGAAGTTATTATCTTAAAAAG
Coding sequences within:
- a CDS encoding MFS transporter is translated as MPLDFKKLLTARFFYTIGVQMQAVILGWRIWELLKDPLALGFIGLTEAVPAIGLALYAGYLVDRLRPLIVYRYVLLVSLLSGVILLLEHIYQAQLSLNMQVFMLYSASFLTGLARSFSQPVIFASVPRIVGKANLLKATAMSSSVMQVARIAGPALGGILFGFFGPIVASSAVCIALVISFGSIFLIKIKILPPDSTNMHKSIKDELLSGLKFVYKHPILFPALTLDMVSVMFGGVTALLPIFASDILMIGAKGLGTLRAAPAVGATIVALYLSSKAIKGRSGTVLLWAVAGFGFCILIFGLSTNFYLSLAALALSGACDSVSMITRSSAVQICSPDHMRGKISAVNSIFIGSSNELGELESGVAAKILGTVPAVYFGGIICLCTVGVVAYFCPSLRKMELEKLNS
- a CDS encoding RsmG family class I SAM-dependent methyltransferase yields the protein MSNTAYFEKRIPIMLELGFNETQLPILKKYIDFLWESNEILNLISRKMTFEELIDNHLIDCLLPLKNFPTNVENVADYGTGGGLPGILYAIQFPEMKFHLYEKSNLKCDFLVKCLTFAPNIIVQGDIPSDLPNIDLIIARAFKPIDVHLDMSRSYYLKKGKYFLLKARKEKIEEELILARKRFKDLKVEIIPLKSPVLEVERHLVLI